Proteins encoded in a region of the Streptomyces sp. NBC_01298 genome:
- the gcl gene encoding glyoxylate carboligase, with amino-acid sequence MTAAAAAVEILKLEGVEQAFGVPGAAINPFYRELKNVGGIAHTLARHVEGASHMAEGYTRAKAGNIGVCIGTSGPAGTDMITGLYSAIADSIPILCITGQAPVSKLHKEDFQAVDIASIAKPVTKKATTVLEAAQVPGVFQEAFHLMRSGRPGPVLIDLPIDVQLTEIEFDPETYSPLPVYKPSATRAQARKALQFLLESERPLIVAGGGIINADASDLLVEFAELTNVPVISTLMGWGVIPDDHELAAGMVGVQTSHRYGNATFLESDFVFGIGNRWANRHTGYNLDAYTKGRKFVHVDIEPTQIGKIFAPDFGIASDAKAALELFVEIAKELKAEGKLPDFSAWAASAQERKATLLRRTHFDNIPMKPQRVYEEMNKAFGPETRYVTTIGLSQIAGAQMLHVYKPRNWINCGQAGPLGWTIPAAIGAATADPETPIVALSGDYDFQFMIEELAVAAQHKVPYVHVLVNNAYLGLIRQAQGGLGINFEVNLEFENINTPELGVYGVDHVKVAEGLGVKAIRVTDPDKLGEAFETAKKWAQEHQVPVVVEAILERITNISMSKTVDMSDVTEFEEVATELSHAPTALRNTLPA; translated from the coding sequence ATGACAGCCGCCGCCGCTGCAGTGGAGATCCTCAAGCTTGAGGGTGTCGAACAAGCGTTCGGCGTTCCCGGTGCTGCGATCAACCCGTTCTACCGCGAGCTCAAGAACGTGGGCGGAATCGCCCACACGCTGGCCCGCCACGTCGAGGGTGCCTCGCACATGGCCGAGGGTTACACCCGCGCCAAGGCCGGCAACATCGGCGTCTGCATCGGTACCTCGGGCCCGGCCGGCACCGACATGATCACCGGCCTGTACTCCGCGATCGCGGACTCCATCCCGATCCTGTGCATCACCGGTCAGGCTCCGGTCTCGAAGCTCCACAAGGAGGACTTCCAGGCCGTCGACATCGCCTCGATCGCCAAGCCGGTCACCAAGAAGGCGACGACCGTTCTGGAGGCCGCCCAGGTTCCGGGCGTGTTCCAGGAAGCCTTCCACCTGATGCGCTCCGGCCGTCCGGGCCCGGTCCTGATCGACCTCCCGATCGACGTCCAGCTGACCGAGATCGAGTTCGACCCCGAGACCTACTCGCCGCTGCCGGTCTACAAGCCGAGCGCCACCCGCGCCCAGGCCCGCAAGGCCCTGCAGTTCCTGCTCGAGTCCGAGCGCCCGCTGATCGTCGCCGGTGGCGGCATCATCAACGCCGACGCCTCCGACCTGCTGGTCGAGTTCGCCGAGCTGACGAACGTCCCGGTCATCTCCACCCTCATGGGCTGGGGCGTCATCCCGGACGACCACGAGCTGGCCGCCGGCATGGTCGGTGTCCAGACCTCGCACCGCTACGGCAACGCGACGTTCCTCGAGTCGGACTTCGTCTTCGGCATCGGCAACCGCTGGGCCAACCGTCACACCGGTTACAACCTGGACGCCTACACCAAGGGCCGCAAGTTCGTCCACGTCGACATCGAGCCGACCCAGATCGGCAAGATCTTCGCCCCGGACTTCGGCATCGCCTCGGACGCCAAGGCGGCCCTGGAGCTCTTCGTCGAGATCGCCAAGGAGCTCAAGGCCGAGGGCAAGCTGCCCGACTTCAGCGCCTGGGCCGCTTCCGCCCAGGAGCGCAAGGCGACGCTGCTGCGCCGCACGCACTTCGACAACATCCCCATGAAGCCGCAGCGCGTCTACGAGGAGATGAACAAGGCGTTCGGCCCTGAGACCCGCTACGTCACCACCATCGGTCTGTCCCAGATCGCCGGTGCGCAGATGCTGCACGTCTACAAGCCGCGCAACTGGATCAACTGTGGCCAGGCCGGCCCCCTCGGCTGGACCATCCCGGCCGCGATCGGTGCCGCCACCGCGGACCCGGAGACCCCGATCGTCGCGCTGTCCGGCGACTACGACTTCCAGTTCATGATCGAGGAGCTGGCGGTCGCCGCCCAGCACAAGGTCCCCTACGTTCACGTCCTCGTGAACAACGCCTACCTGGGTCTGATCCGTCAGGCGCAGGGCGGCCTGGGCATCAACTTCGAGGTCAACCTCGAATTCGAGAACATCAACACCCCCGAGCTGGGTGTCTACGGTGTCGACCACGTCAAGGTCGCCGAGGGCCTGGGCGTCAAGGCGATCCGCGTCACCGACCCGGACAAGCTGGGCGAGGCCTTCGAGACGGCCAAGAAGTGGGCCCAGGAGCACCAGGTCCCGGTCGTCGTCGAGGCCATCCTCGAGCGCATCACCAACATCTCGATGAGCAAGACCGTCGACATGAGCGACGTCACCGAGTTCGAAGAGGTCGCGACCGAGCTGAGCCACGCCCCGACCGCGCTCCGCAACACCCTGCCCGCCTAG
- a CDS encoding glutathione peroxidase, translating into MSLYDIPLTTLSDEPTSLAAHKGKAILLVNTASQCGLTPQYSGLARLQFTYEEKGFTVIGVPCNQFGGQEPGNADDIQTFCAAGFGVTFPILEKSDVNGENRHPLYAELVKFPDAEGEAGDITWNFEKFLISPAGEVVGRFRPRTEPEAAEVIAAIEAQLPA; encoded by the coding sequence ATGAGCCTGTACGACATCCCGCTGACCACCCTGTCCGACGAGCCCACCAGCCTCGCCGCGCACAAGGGCAAGGCGATCCTGCTCGTGAACACCGCATCGCAGTGCGGTCTCACCCCTCAGTACTCGGGTCTGGCCCGCCTCCAGTTCACGTACGAGGAGAAGGGCTTCACCGTCATCGGCGTGCCCTGCAACCAGTTCGGCGGCCAGGAGCCCGGCAACGCCGACGACATCCAGACGTTCTGCGCGGCCGGCTTCGGAGTCACCTTCCCGATCCTGGAGAAGTCCGACGTCAACGGCGAGAACCGCCACCCGCTCTACGCGGAGCTGGTGAAGTTCCCGGACGCCGAGGGCGAGGCCGGTGACATCACCTGGAACTTCGAGAAGTTCCTGATCTCCCCCGCCGGCGAGGTCGTGGGCCGTTTCCGCCCGCGCACCGAGCCCGAGGCCGCCGAGGTCATCGCCGCGATCGAGGCCCAGCTGCCGGCCTAG
- a CDS encoding AMP-binding protein, which translates to MRIPMTVTDFLDRAELGFSSSPGVVDEPDQPAPPVPDSTYGRLGERVRAWQAGFDALGVGEGERVAVVSHNSARLLELLFAVPMSGRVCVPVNFRLKPDEVEYVVRQSGASVLLVDPELDEALSGVKARHRFVLGPETDAALMRFGVEPRPWSHPDEDATATINYTSGTTARPKGVQLTHRNIWVNGLTFGLHTRVWERDVYMHTLPMFHCNGWGMPFVMAGLGVKQVVLRKVDGAEILRRVEEHGVTLMCGAPAVWNTVLDAAASWEGEIPGRDRVRVVCAGAPPPSRTIQRMGEELGWEFTQIYGLTETSPLLTFNRIRPADAELPAGERAHKLARGGLPALGVKLKVSEDGEVLARSNVVLEGYWDKPEETAAALRDGWFHTGDGGTVDEEDGHLTISDRKKDVIITGGENVSSIEVEDAIFSHPAVAEVAVIGVPHEKWGETIKALVVLVEGAGGAGGADGEAVHEADIIAHCKQRLAGYKAPTSVEFRDAIPRTATGKIQKFKLREPYWSGQDRQVN; encoded by the coding sequence ATGCGGATTCCCATGACCGTCACGGACTTCCTCGACCGGGCCGAGCTGGGGTTCTCGTCCAGTCCGGGCGTGGTGGACGAGCCGGATCAGCCCGCTCCACCGGTCCCCGATTCGACCTACGGAAGGCTCGGCGAACGCGTACGGGCCTGGCAGGCGGGCTTCGACGCGCTGGGGGTCGGTGAGGGCGAGCGCGTGGCGGTGGTCAGCCACAACTCCGCCCGGCTCCTGGAGCTGCTGTTCGCGGTGCCGATGAGCGGGCGCGTCTGCGTACCGGTCAACTTCCGGCTGAAGCCGGACGAGGTCGAGTACGTGGTCCGGCAGAGCGGGGCCTCCGTGCTGCTCGTCGACCCCGAACTGGACGAGGCGCTGTCGGGCGTCAAGGCCCGCCACCGCTTCGTCCTCGGGCCGGAGACGGACGCGGCGCTGATGCGCTTCGGGGTGGAGCCGCGCCCCTGGTCGCACCCGGACGAGGACGCGACGGCGACGATCAACTACACCTCGGGGACCACCGCCCGCCCCAAGGGGGTGCAGCTGACCCACCGCAACATCTGGGTGAACGGCCTCACCTTCGGCCTGCACACCCGGGTCTGGGAGCGTGACGTCTACATGCACACGCTCCCGATGTTCCACTGCAACGGCTGGGGCATGCCCTTCGTGATGGCCGGGCTCGGCGTCAAGCAGGTCGTGCTGCGCAAGGTCGACGGCGCCGAGATCCTGCGCCGGGTCGAGGAGCACGGGGTCACGCTGATGTGCGGAGCGCCCGCCGTGTGGAACACCGTGCTGGACGCGGCGGCGAGCTGGGAGGGCGAGATCCCGGGCCGCGACCGGGTACGGGTCGTCTGCGCGGGCGCCCCGCCGCCGAGCCGGACGATTCAGCGGATGGGCGAGGAGCTGGGCTGGGAGTTCACGCAGATCTACGGCCTGACCGAGACCTCGCCGCTGCTCACCTTCAACCGGATCCGACCGGCCGACGCGGAGCTGCCGGCCGGGGAGCGGGCGCACAAGCTCGCGCGCGGGGGGCTGCCCGCGCTCGGGGTCAAGCTGAAGGTGTCCGAGGACGGCGAGGTACTGGCCAGGTCGAACGTCGTACTGGAGGGGTACTGGGACAAGCCCGAGGAGACCGCGGCCGCACTGCGGGACGGCTGGTTCCACACGGGTGACGGCGGCACCGTCGACGAGGAAGACGGCCATCTGACGATCTCCGACCGGAAGAAGGACGTGATCATCACCGGCGGCGAGAACGTGTCCTCGATCGAGGTGGAGGACGCGATCTTCAGCCACCCGGCGGTCGCGGAGGTCGCCGTCATCGGTGTGCCGCACGAGAAGTGGGGCGAGACGATCAAGGCCCTCGTGGTCCTTGTCGAGGGAGCCGGGGGAGCCGGGGGAGCCGATGGAGAGGCCGTCCATGAGGCGGACATCATCGCCCACTGCAAGCAGCGACTGGCCGGCTACAAGGCCCCGACGTCGGTCGAGTTCCGCGACGCCATCCCGCGCACGGCCACCGGCAAGATCCAGAAGTTCAAGCTCCGCGAGCCGTACTGGTCGGGTCAGGACCGGCAGGTGAACTGA
- a CDS encoding winged helix DNA-binding domain-containing protein: MASKTKRPVLGTRALNRATLARQLLLTRTEMSAQDATRHLLGLQAQNAKPPYFQLHARLAGFGPAELAGLMESREVVRMVTMRSTIHTHTVHDALTLRPLVQPARDREINYFRKGLVGVDLDRLAERARVFVEAEPRTMAEIREELLKEWPGADPQSLSVAARCRLPLVQVTPRGVWGKSGQVRLTTLNEWVGEGGGSGGEDSGIDDVVLRYLGAFGPASVKDMQTWAGLTRLREAFERLRPVLEVFQDENGVELFDLPDGPRPDAGQPAPPRFLPEFDNLLLSHADRSRVIPPELKGSSWTGNQAHCTLLLDGFLAGLWKLDGGKGGGTDGGKGGGTDGGKDGEKGAGTLTVELFSAVSKADEAEIAAEGERLLAEMGEGAGEGRPGGSVRFGSIRG; this comes from the coding sequence ATGGCCTCCAAGACGAAGCGTCCCGTACTCGGCACCCGTGCACTGAACCGTGCCACGCTCGCCCGTCAGCTGCTCCTCACCCGGACAGAGATGTCCGCACAGGACGCCACGCGGCACCTGCTGGGGCTACAGGCCCAGAACGCGAAGCCGCCCTACTTCCAGCTCCACGCCCGCCTCGCCGGTTTCGGGCCGGCCGAGCTCGCCGGGTTGATGGAGTCCCGGGAGGTGGTCCGGATGGTCACCATGAGGTCCACCATCCACACCCACACCGTGCACGACGCGCTCACCCTGCGTCCCCTCGTCCAGCCGGCCCGCGACCGGGAGATCAACTACTTCCGCAAGGGCCTCGTCGGAGTGGACCTGGACCGGCTGGCCGAGCGCGCCCGGGTGTTCGTGGAGGCCGAGCCGCGGACCATGGCGGAGATACGGGAGGAACTGCTCAAGGAGTGGCCCGGAGCCGACCCCCAGTCGCTGTCCGTCGCCGCGCGCTGCCGGCTTCCGCTCGTCCAGGTCACCCCGCGCGGGGTCTGGGGGAAGAGCGGCCAGGTCCGTCTCACCACCTTGAACGAGTGGGTGGGAGAGGGCGGGGGGTCTGGCGGGGAGGATTCCGGGATCGATGACGTCGTTCTGCGGTACCTCGGGGCTTTCGGGCCCGCGTCCGTCAAGGACATGCAGACGTGGGCCGGGCTCACCCGGCTGCGCGAGGCCTTCGAGCGGCTCAGGCCGGTCCTGGAGGTGTTCCAGGACGAGAACGGCGTCGAACTCTTCGATCTCCCCGACGGGCCCCGCCCCGATGCCGGGCAGCCCGCGCCGCCCCGGTTCCTTCCCGAGTTCGACAACCTGCTCCTCTCCCACGCCGACCGGTCCCGGGTGATCCCGCCCGAGCTGAAGGGGAGCAGCTGGACCGGGAACCAGGCCCACTGCACCCTGCTCCTCGACGGCTTCCTCGCCGGGCTCTGGAAGCTGGACGGCGGGAAGGGAGGGGGGACGGACGGCGGGAAGGGAGGGGGGACGGACGGCGGGAAGGACGGAGAGAAGGGCGCTGGGACGCTCACCGTCGAGTTGTTCTCCGCCGTGTCCAAGGCCGACGAAGCGGAGATCGCGGCCGAGGGGGAGAGGCTTCTCGCGGAGATGGGCGAGGGGGCGGGCGAGGGCCGTCCGGGCGGCTCCGTCCGCTTCGGGTCCATCCGGGGCTGA
- a CDS encoding magnesium and cobalt transport protein CorA gives MSERPDHRPTPPSASTPTPAPAKRAGWRRPTASPPTPPATPPRAPKPPPPAPTPPDHRSVIDSAVYRDGVRIASPTTLADTFRQLREQPDGMAWIGLHRPTEPELHSLADEFNLHPLSIEDALEAHQRPKLERYGDTLFVVLRAARYLDALEEVDFGELHIFVGPDFLITVRHGAAPDLSAVRRRMEESPELLSLGPEAALYAILDAVVDGYAPVVEGVQIDMDEIETEVFSGDPEVSRRIYELSREMVEFQRATRPLVGMLHSLMAGFAKYGTDEELQRYLRDVADHVTHTSERVDGFRQALTEILTVNATLVSQQQNAEMRALAEAGFEQNEEIKKISSWAAILFAPTLVGTIYGMNFETMPELKWAGGYPFAILLMAVVCVSLYVIFKKRDWL, from the coding sequence ATGTCGGAGCGACCAGACCACCGCCCCACGCCCCCGTCCGCCTCCACACCCACACCGGCGCCCGCGAAGCGTGCGGGATGGCGACGCCCGACCGCCTCTCCCCCCACCCCTCCCGCCACACCTCCACGGGCCCCGAAGCCGCCACCGCCGGCCCCCACCCCTCCGGACCACCGCAGCGTGATCGACTCCGCGGTCTACCGCGACGGAGTCCGGATCGCCTCCCCCACCACCCTCGCCGACACCTTCCGCCAACTGCGCGAACAGCCCGACGGCATGGCCTGGATCGGCCTGCACCGCCCCACGGAGCCCGAACTCCACTCCCTGGCAGATGAGTTCAACCTCCACCCACTCTCCATCGAAGACGCCCTGGAAGCCCACCAGCGCCCCAAGTTGGAGCGCTACGGCGACACCCTCTTCGTCGTCCTGCGGGCCGCCCGCTACCTGGACGCGCTGGAGGAGGTCGACTTCGGCGAGCTCCACATCTTCGTCGGCCCCGACTTCCTGATCACGGTCCGCCACGGCGCGGCCCCGGACCTCTCGGCGGTCCGCCGCCGCATGGAGGAGTCCCCCGAACTCCTCTCCCTCGGACCGGAAGCCGCTTTGTACGCCATCCTCGACGCGGTGGTCGACGGCTACGCCCCCGTCGTCGAGGGCGTCCAGATCGACATGGACGAGATCGAGACCGAGGTCTTCAGCGGCGACCCGGAGGTCTCCCGCCGCATCTACGAACTCTCCCGCGAAATGGTCGAGTTCCAACGCGCCACCCGCCCCCTGGTCGGCATGCTCCACAGCCTGATGGCCGGCTTCGCGAAGTACGGCACGGACGAGGAACTCCAGCGCTACCTCCGCGACGTGGCCGACCACGTCACGCACACCAGCGAACGCGTGGACGGCTTCCGCCAGGCCCTGACCGAAATCCTGACGGTCAACGCCACCCTGGTCTCCCAACAACAAAACGCCGAAATGCGAGCCCTGGCCGAGGCCGGCTTCGAACAAAACGAGGAGATCAAGAAGATCTCCTCCTGGGCGGCAATCTTGTTTGCACCCACACTCGTGGGAACCATCTACGGCATGAACTTCGAGACCATGCCGGAACTGAAGTGGGCGGGCGGCTACCCCTTCGCGATCCTGTTGATGGCGGTGGTCTGCGTGAGCCTGTACGTCATCTTCAAGAAGCGCGACTGGCTGTAG
- a CDS encoding tyrosine-type recombinase/integrase: MAGYIEDRWINKKKDPVTGKRERSARFGKGTRYRVARIPGVRDMSFDTLEDAKAWLRRAGTDSERGEFVDPRDGSITVTDYVTRYWKAGVRGAPGTIKRVDERVRLHILPHLGSVALRDISATVLRGYIATLEGECAPRYARQILTSLSNIFETAIDDKRLVRNPMRAKSVRWPKVPEDLREIWPLETAQRVRDVINPRYRVAVVVALGCGLRQGEVFGLSPLDVDFERGVIRVRRQVQLLNGRLYFALPKGGKTRIVDMPPSVAAELLAHFLQHPAVEVELPWGGPEPEREKQAFPLVLTTTYGNAIRANIFNDENWKPALAKAGVIPLREKGERWKASRKDGFHVLRHTYASIILEAGESVVTLARWLGHSSPTITLDHYAHFMPEAGGKGRAAVDALLGVAPQYVPENLTA; this comes from the coding sequence TTGGCCGGCTACATAGAAGACCGATGGATAAACAAGAAGAAGGACCCTGTCACCGGCAAGCGGGAGCGATCCGCCCGCTTCGGGAAAGGTACCCGGTACCGAGTCGCCAGAATTCCGGGCGTCCGTGACATGTCGTTCGACACCCTGGAGGATGCGAAAGCATGGCTGCGCCGGGCAGGTACCGACAGTGAGCGGGGCGAGTTCGTCGATCCGCGTGACGGCTCCATCACCGTCACCGACTACGTCACCCGATATTGGAAGGCAGGCGTGCGGGGTGCGCCGGGTACGATCAAACGGGTCGACGAGCGCGTACGTCTCCACATCCTTCCGCACCTCGGCTCAGTGGCTCTGAGGGACATCTCTGCGACCGTCCTGCGCGGCTACATCGCCACACTCGAAGGCGAGTGCGCACCCCGCTACGCCCGCCAGATCCTCACGTCCCTTTCGAACATCTTCGAGACGGCGATCGACGACAAGCGCCTCGTCCGCAATCCGATGCGCGCCAAGTCGGTGCGCTGGCCTAAGGTGCCGGAGGATCTGCGGGAGATTTGGCCGCTGGAGACCGCGCAGCGCGTACGGGACGTCATCAACCCGCGCTACCGGGTCGCGGTTGTGGTTGCCCTCGGATGCGGGCTACGTCAGGGGGAGGTCTTCGGCCTCTCACCGCTGGACGTCGACTTCGAACGCGGTGTCATCCGCGTGCGGCGTCAGGTGCAACTGCTCAACGGCCGCTTGTACTTCGCGCTGCCCAAGGGTGGGAAAACGCGCATCGTCGATATGCCTCCTTCGGTCGCAGCCGAGTTGCTCGCCCATTTCCTACAGCACCCGGCTGTTGAGGTCGAGCTGCCGTGGGGTGGTCCTGAGCCCGAGCGGGAGAAGCAGGCGTTCCCGCTCGTCTTGACCACGACGTACGGCAACGCGATCCGCGCCAACATCTTCAACGACGAGAACTGGAAGCCTGCCCTCGCGAAGGCAGGTGTCATTCCCCTTAGGGAGAAGGGGGAGCGCTGGAAGGCATCTCGCAAGGACGGCTTCCACGTCCTCCGGCACACCTACGCCTCCATCATCCTCGAAGCCGGCGAATCGGTGGTCACCCTCGCTCGGTGGCTCGGCCACTCCAGCCCGACCATCACCCTCGATCACTACGCCCACTTCATGCCCGAAGCCGGGGGCAAGGGGCGGGCGGCCGTCGACGCGCTGCTCGGCGTAGCTCCCCAGTACGTCCCAGAGAACCTCACGGCATGA
- a CDS encoding helix-turn-helix transcriptional regulator, translating to MHRAFLGVAEAAAYLGLSPRTLYVWRHRRQGPPSFRLGARGRVTYRIDALDAWIREQEQADSRSNPALNPVSAAPYRRRADCSATA from the coding sequence ATGCACCGCGCGTTTCTTGGTGTGGCGGAAGCGGCTGCGTACCTCGGTCTCTCGCCCCGGACGCTGTACGTCTGGCGTCACCGGCGTCAGGGGCCGCCGAGTTTCCGTCTGGGAGCCCGCGGGCGCGTGACCTACCGGATCGACGCCCTCGACGCCTGGATACGCGAGCAGGAACAGGCGGACTCCCGCTCGAACCCTGCATTGAACCCCGTGAGCGCTGCGCCGTACCGGCGTCGTGCCGACTGCTCGGCAACCGCCTGA
- a CDS encoding winged helix-turn-helix transcriptional regulator produces the protein MFVLAYVATHPGATAQQTAGALEISENVVARCLSRLTDDGLVAVSEEASDAGLRSYRLAE, from the coding sequence GTGTTCGTCCTTGCCTACGTTGCGACGCATCCCGGCGCTACGGCTCAGCAGACAGCTGGGGCATTGGAGATTTCCGAGAACGTTGTGGCCAGGTGTCTTTCCCGACTCACGGATGATGGTCTGGTCGCCGTGAGCGAAGAGGCTTCTGATGCAGGGCTCCGCTCCTATCGACTCGCCGAGTGA
- a CDS encoding IS481 family transposase, with amino-acid sequence MSHRNARLTVFGRRLLVERVRSGRAVAHVAAEMGISRATAHKWMRRWRAEGGAGLHDRSSRPRTTPHRTPADIEARVCDLRRTRKLGPARIGPVLGLPASTVHRILTRHGLNRLAWLDRPTGTVIRRYERERPGELIHVDVKKLGRIPDGGGHKAIGRQAGRATRGQMGFDYIHSAVDDHTRLAYSEIHPDEKVATCAGFLTRAAAFFHSQGITRIERVLTDNAWSYRKGLAWKAVLAELGASGKLTRAYRPQTNGKVERFNRTLAEEWAYLRAYTSNQERTEALADFLHTYNHHRCHTALDGKPPISRVNNPAGQYT; translated from the coding sequence GTGTCCCACCGTAACGCCCGCCTGACCGTCTTCGGTAGGCGCCTCCTGGTCGAACGTGTCCGCTCGGGCCGGGCCGTCGCACACGTCGCGGCCGAGATGGGCATATCGCGGGCCACCGCCCACAAGTGGATGCGCCGGTGGCGGGCCGAAGGCGGCGCCGGGCTGCACGACCGCTCCAGCCGGCCACGCACGACACCCCACCGCACCCCCGCCGACATCGAGGCCAGAGTGTGTGACCTGCGGCGGACCCGCAAGCTCGGGCCCGCCCGGATCGGCCCGGTCCTGGGCCTGCCCGCCTCGACCGTCCACCGCATCCTGACCCGCCACGGCCTGAACCGGCTCGCCTGGCTCGACCGCCCGACCGGCACCGTGATCCGCCGCTACGAACGCGAGCGGCCAGGCGAACTGATCCACGTGGACGTGAAGAAACTCGGCCGGATCCCCGACGGAGGCGGCCACAAGGCCATCGGCCGCCAAGCCGGCCGGGCCACCCGCGGCCAGATGGGCTTCGACTACATCCACTCCGCCGTCGACGACCACACCCGCCTCGCCTACAGCGAGATCCACCCCGATGAGAAAGTCGCGACCTGCGCCGGCTTCCTCACCCGCGCGGCCGCGTTCTTCCACAGCCAGGGCATCACCCGGATCGAACGGGTCCTGACAGACAACGCCTGGTCCTACCGCAAGGGCCTGGCCTGGAAGGCCGTCCTGGCCGAGCTCGGCGCGAGCGGCAAACTCACCCGCGCCTACCGGCCCCAGACCAACGGCAAAGTCGAACGCTTCAACCGCACCCTCGCCGAGGAGTGGGCCTACCTGCGGGCCTACACCTCAAACCAGGAGCGGACCGAAGCCCTGGCAGACTTCCTCCACACCTACAACCACCACCGCTGCCACACAGCACTCGACGGCAAGCCACCCATCAGCCGAGTCAACAACCCTGCGGGCCAATACACCTAG
- a CDS encoding IS630 family transposase has protein sequence MGDNRLPPVVLSEAERLTLESWAGRRSTAQGLAQRARIVLACARGWNNTVVAARLDTERKTVARWRSRFLRDRLNGLSDEPRPGVPRTITDAQVEEVVVRTLEQTPAGGTHWSKRELAKVVGISPASVLRIWHAFGLQPWRTETFKISPDPFLIDKIRDVVGLYLAPPANAAVFAVDEKPQIQALERTAPVLPMLPGVPERRSFDYVRHGTVDLFAALNTATGRVITKLSAQHRAVDFRDFLDDIDRQTDPGLAVHVICDNLSAHKAPVVRKWLLAHPRFQLHFTPTYSSWINQVERWFAELERRCLERGVFCSLDDLKAALEGWIEVWNDQARPFKWTKTADQILDRICRYCDRISKPGH, from the coding sequence ATGGGCGATAACAGGCTGCCGCCAGTGGTGCTGTCGGAAGCTGAGCGACTGACGTTGGAGAGCTGGGCCGGGCGGCGTTCAACTGCGCAGGGCCTGGCCCAGCGAGCGCGGATCGTGCTCGCGTGCGCACGAGGGTGGAACAACACCGTGGTCGCCGCGCGGTTGGACACTGAGCGCAAGACGGTAGCCAGATGGCGGTCCCGGTTCCTGCGGGACCGCCTGAACGGCCTGTCGGACGAGCCGCGGCCCGGGGTGCCGCGGACCATTACCGACGCCCAGGTCGAAGAGGTGGTGGTCCGCACCCTCGAACAGACACCTGCGGGCGGGACACACTGGTCGAAGCGGGAGCTGGCCAAGGTGGTGGGGATCTCCCCGGCGAGCGTGCTGAGGATCTGGCATGCCTTCGGCCTGCAGCCCTGGCGGACCGAGACCTTCAAGATCTCCCCGGACCCGTTCCTGATCGACAAGATCCGCGATGTCGTCGGCCTCTACCTCGCCCCGCCGGCGAACGCGGCCGTGTTCGCCGTGGACGAGAAACCGCAGATCCAGGCCCTGGAGCGGACCGCACCGGTCCTGCCGATGCTGCCCGGAGTCCCCGAACGGCGGAGCTTCGACTACGTCCGGCATGGCACCGTCGACCTGTTCGCCGCCCTGAACACCGCGACTGGCAGGGTGATCACGAAACTGTCCGCGCAGCACCGGGCTGTGGACTTCCGGGACTTCCTCGACGACATCGACCGCCAGACCGATCCGGGCCTGGCGGTCCACGTCATCTGCGACAACCTCTCTGCCCACAAGGCGCCGGTCGTGCGCAAGTGGCTCCTTGCGCATCCCCGGTTCCAGCTCCACTTCACTCCCACGTACTCGTCGTGGATCAACCAGGTCGAGCGGTGGTTTGCCGAGCTGGAACGACGCTGCCTCGAACGCGGAGTGTTCTGCTCACTCGACGACCTCAAGGCCGCACTCGAAGGCTGGATCGAGGTCTGGAACGACCAGGCCAGGCCGTTCAAGTGGACCAAGACCGCCGACCAGATCCTCGACCGCATCTGCCGCTACTGCGACAGGATCTCCAAACCAGGTCACTAG